One part of the Phragmites australis chromosome 3, lpPhrAust1.1, whole genome shotgun sequence genome encodes these proteins:
- the LOC133912195 gene encoding zinc finger protein ZAT7-like, with product MAYGKRSRQQAEEMVWLPDGTDVARFLLLFSGHHHGGGVVSTDMATSAPERVFECKTCNRQFPSFQALGGHRASHKKPRLADGGDGAAAEPPKPKVHGCSICGLEFAIGQALGGHMRRHRAADQADGAPVLGLALSLGSGLGPKDDGKKAAPAPELVLDLNAVPALEEEPDHSKLGLAVEFPMAVVDFLR from the coding sequence ATGGCGTACGGCAAGAGGTCGAGGCAGCAGGCCGAGGAGATGGTCTGGCTGCCCGACGGCACCGACGTGGCGCGATTCCTGCTGCTCTTCTCCGGccaccaccacggcggcggcgtggtGTCGACGGACATGGCGACCTCGGCGCCGGAGAGGGTGTTCGAGTGCAAGACCTGCAACCGGCAGTTCCCGTCCTTCCAGGCGCTCGGCGGGCACCGGGCCAGCCACAAGAAGCCCCGCCTCGcggacggcggcgacggcgccgcGGCCGAGCCGCCCAAGCCCAAGGTGCACGGTTGTTCCATCTGCGGGCTCGAGTTCGCCATCGGGCAGGCGCTCGGCGGGCACATGCGCCGCCACCGCGCCGCCGATCAGGCAGACGGCGCCCCCGTCCTCGGGCTTGCTCTCAGCCTCGGCAGCGGGCTCGGACCGAAAGACGACGGCAAGAAGGCGGCGCCAGCGCCCGAGCTGGTGCTGGACCTGAACGCCGTGCCAGCGCTGGAGGAGGAGCCGGATCACTCCAAGCTGGGGCTCGCCGTCGAATTCCCCATGGCAGTAGTTGACTTCTTACGTTGA